From the Brevibacillus choshinensis genome, one window contains:
- the glmU gene encoding bifunctional UDP-N-acetylglucosamine diphosphorylase/glucosamine-1-phosphate N-acetyltransferase GlmU — protein sequence MNIHAVILAAGKGTRMKSRLYKVMHPVCGKPMIEHVVEAVEDLALHKLVVVIGHGAEAVMHQLGDRVSYAHQQEQLGTAHAVWMCREALENQEGITLVLNGDTPLVRKETLHQLLSYHRERGAAATVLTAIVDNPTGYGRIIRDESGNVRRIVEEKDATLGQKKVCEISTGIFCFDNRKLFETIPLVSNDNAQGEYYLPDVLSLLQDQGSVIGAYVADDPEEGAGVNDRIQLAQMEQKLRKRINERHMKGGVTIIDPVSTYIDSDVQIGSDTVIYPGSYLSGHTRIGEGCAIGPNAHVIDSAIESHVQVSSSTVVGSRIPRDAIVGPYAYVSGETGKSVERADERHLREEHLLATAQATGGRC from the coding sequence ATGAACATACATGCAGTTATATTGGCGGCCGGAAAAGGAACGCGGATGAAATCCCGATTGTACAAGGTCATGCATCCGGTTTGCGGCAAGCCAATGATCGAGCACGTCGTCGAAGCAGTAGAAGACCTGGCATTACATAAACTAGTCGTGGTGATCGGCCATGGTGCAGAAGCGGTCATGCATCAGCTGGGAGACCGCGTCAGCTACGCCCATCAACAAGAGCAGTTGGGTACAGCGCACGCCGTGTGGATGTGCCGTGAAGCATTGGAAAATCAGGAGGGGATCACCCTCGTCTTAAATGGAGATACACCTTTGGTACGAAAAGAGACGTTGCATCAACTCCTCTCCTATCACCGGGAGAGGGGAGCAGCGGCTACTGTACTGACTGCGATCGTAGACAATCCGACCGGATATGGCAGGATCATCCGCGACGAGAGCGGCAACGTCAGACGGATTGTGGAAGAGAAGGATGCTACCTTGGGCCAGAAAAAGGTGTGTGAGATTAGCACGGGTATCTTTTGCTTCGATAATCGCAAGCTCTTTGAAACGATACCGCTCGTCTCTAATGATAACGCGCAAGGGGAGTATTATTTGCCGGACGTGTTGTCTCTCTTGCAGGATCAAGGCTCCGTGATTGGTGCGTATGTTGCAGATGATCCGGAAGAAGGGGCAGGTGTCAATGACCGGATCCAGCTGGCGCAAATGGAACAAAAACTGCGAAAACGAATCAATGAACGCCACATGAAGGGTGGCGTGACGATCATTGATCCGGTCTCGACCTATATTGATTCGGACGTGCAGATCGGATCAGATACGGTAATTTATCCAGGCTCCTATCTAAGCGGACATACCCGAATCGGAGAAGGGTGCGCGATTGGGCCAAACGCACACGTGATCGACAGTGCAATCGAGAGCCATGTGCAAGTGAGTTCATCTACCGTCGTAGGCAGCAGGATTCCACGCGACGCCATTGTTGGTCCGTACGCGTATGTGAGTGGGGAAACAGGAAAATCAGTGGAGCGAGCAGATGAGCGTCACCTTCGCGAGGAACATTTGCTAGCAACTGCGCAAGCAACCGGAGGACGATGCTGA